A portion of the Mesobacillus sp. AQ2 genome contains these proteins:
- a CDS encoding mechanosensitive ion channel domain-containing protein, with protein MIDTFIRDISREEIIRLAVILVIIIIFNWVIKKAVQFSAAKKSRFFQQALPIIDSMADWITFYGIIILLLLTIPKTDWLFYTLYTNGKIDVTILLIVIAFLIVSLAHRLVKLFNKYILSSVYDYYGVDRGLGYTFNQIIYYIVMFAALAISLTSVGINLTAIGAVFGVLGIGIGFGMRNVAGNFVSGIIILFERPIEVGEVIQINDKIGRVEKIRLRSTVIRTAKEGTLIVPNQYFIEQIIKNRTSARMMAQVQVSVAYGTDTHKVQALLEEAVREIKDGEKGILDQPEPDIRFIDFRSKALEFLIEIPVVNFEIKEQIESKLRHMIAAIFMENEIQLPSMTFQVIESN; from the coding sequence ATGATAGATACTTTTATCAGGGACATCTCACGTGAAGAAATCATCAGACTTGCCGTTATTCTGGTGATCATCATTATATTCAATTGGGTTATCAAAAAAGCAGTCCAGTTTTCTGCGGCAAAAAAATCACGCTTTTTTCAACAAGCATTGCCGATCATCGATTCCATGGCAGACTGGATCACCTTTTATGGCATCATTATTTTGTTATTGCTGACCATACCTAAAACTGATTGGCTTTTTTATACGCTATACACTAATGGTAAAATCGATGTCACAATCCTGCTGATTGTCATCGCCTTCTTGATTGTGTCGCTTGCGCACCGACTCGTTAAGTTATTCAATAAATATATTCTGTCATCCGTTTATGACTATTACGGAGTGGACAGGGGCCTTGGCTATACATTTAATCAAATCATCTATTATATCGTCATGTTTGCAGCACTGGCTATAAGTCTTACAAGTGTGGGCATCAACCTGACTGCCATCGGTGCTGTATTTGGTGTTCTTGGCATAGGGATTGGGTTTGGGATGAGGAATGTTGCCGGCAACTTTGTATCAGGTATTATTATTCTTTTTGAAAGACCAATTGAAGTGGGGGAAGTCATTCAAATCAATGATAAAATAGGGCGTGTTGAAAAAATCCGCTTAAGGTCAACAGTAATCCGCACAGCCAAGGAAGGCACATTGATTGTGCCCAATCAGTATTTCATCGAACAAATCATCAAGAACCGCACAAGTGCCAGGATGATGGCCCAGGTTCAGGTCAGCGTGGCGTATGGGACAGATACCCATAAAGTACAGGCTCTTCTCGAAGAGGCCGTAAGGGAAATCAAGGATGGGGAGAAGGGGATTCTGGATCAGCCTGAACCTGATATTCGTTTTATTGATTTTCGCAGTAAGGCTCTGGAATTTCTGATTGAAATTCCGGTTGTGAATTTTGAGATTAAAGAACAAATCGAAAGTAAATTAAGGCATATGATCGCAGCAATTTTCATGGAAAATGAGATCCAGCTGCCGAGTATGACGTTTCAGGTAATTGAAAGTAACTGA